AAGGCTGTAGAGATCTAGATCACAAATATGCGGGGGAACATATCACAAAGGAGGCAGTCATATTAGATTAAATCTAGGTTAAGATTAGGTTAATTAAAGTTAAATCATGATTAGTTGCTTATAAACCAGTAGTGATAAAAATATAATTCCCATATCTAGGAAACCATTTAAGAATTGTCTAGATCCCCCCAGCCCCCATTTTTTAAGGGGAGCTGGGGGATCTCTTAGAACTTTTGACCGCAGAAAGTAATTCTTAAATGGGTTCTAAGGTGATGTGTTATTCATCTCAGTAACACATTGCTTGGGCAAAATATTCCAAGACTATCTGGAGTCGCTCTTAAATTTGTAATCTTAAAAGAGGGAAAATTATGTCTACAAACATCCAATGTCTGTTTCCACAGTCTCGTTATTACGGTAAATTTACGCCAGAGAACTTAGTGTTCAATGCTAATTTGCAAGAGTTTTCCCATCGTGTCAGTATCATTTGCAGTCTCGAAACGGGCGGTAAAATCTCATCACAGGAAGCCTACTCACAAGTCGCAGGGCTATGGCAGCAGCTAGAAAAATCGAAACAGAATCTCTTCACATGAAAGGAAAAAGCGGTGTAATACACCGCTTTTTCCTTTTTGGGGCGATCGCGCAAAGGTGATTGTGTGGATTTGCCAACAATTGATTTAACTACTAGATGTAACTTTCCCTCTTAATGCTATTATTGTAAATGGCTCGGATCTATGCGATCGCAACGCCCGAATCGTGTCAGGGTCGGAAGACAGCAGCACTAAGGGATGCTTGAGATAGGCGTAGTACCCGGGCTACTTTTTTAGGTTAGCAATGGGTTCAGGAGAGATTCATGGGTCGGGCGAAAAAAGTCGTACTTGCGTATTCGGGCGGCGTTGATACATCTGTTTGCATTCCTTATCTCAAGCAAGAATGGGGTGTTGAAGAAGTCATTACCCTTGCAGCAGACCTAGGACAAGGCGATGAGTTAGATCCCATCAAGCAAAAAGCTCTTGATTCAGGAGCATCGGTCTCTCTGGTCAGAGATGTAACTAAAGAATTTGTCACAGACTATGCGTTCCCAGCGATTAAAGCTAATGCGCTTTATGAAAATCGTTATCCTCTAACTACGGCTCTAGCGCGTCCTCTGATTGCCAAGATTTTGGTAGAAGCAGCCGAAGAATATGGTGCTGATGCTGTAGCCCACGGATGTACGGGTAAAGGCAATGACCAAGTAAGGTTTGATGTATCGATCGCGGCACTTAATCCTGATATTAAAGTGCTTGCTCCTGCCCGTGAATGGGGCATGAGCCGTGAAGAAACGATCGCCTATGGTGAAAAATTCGGGATTGCTTCACCAGTCAAGAAATCTTCGCCCTTCAGCATTGATCGCAACTTGCTCGGTCGTAGTATCGAAGCAGGGCCTCTCGAAAATGCGTGGAATGAGCCACCTGAAGAAATTTATGCGATGACCAAGGCGATCGCTGATACCCCTGACGAGCCTACTTATACTGAAATTGGTTTCGAGAAAGGGCTTCCTGTGTCCATTGATGGCAAGGCGCTTGAGCCTGTGGAATTGATTACTGCACTTAATGCGATCGCGGGTAACAATGGCTATGGGCGCATTGACATGGTTGAAAACCGCCTAGTGGGGATCAAGTCTCGTGAAATCTACGAAGCTCCCGCGATGTTGGTTTTGATCCATGCTCACCGCGATCTTGAAAGCCTCGCTTTACCATCTGACCTCGCTCAATACAAGCGCGGCATCGAAGATACCTACGGCAAGATGATTTATAACGGGCTTTGGTATAGTCCTCTCAAGACTGCCCTTGATGCTTTCATTGACAGCAGCCAAGAGCGTGTATGTGGAACCGTCCGCGTCAAGTTCCATAAGGGTAGCGCGATCATTGTTGGTCGTCAGTCGGTGAACTCCCTCTATGACGAAGACTTGGCAACTTACACCAGTGCTGACCAGTTCGATCATAAAGCGGCTGAAGGCTTTATTTATGTCTGGGGTATGCCAATTCGTGTATGGGCGCAGAAAAATAGATAGCTTTTGGCTTTTGGCTTTTGGCTTTTGGCTTTTGGCTTTTGGCTTTTGGCGGCGCTAAGCGCCGCCTTTTCTTTTTGGGTTTGATTAGGCTCAAGGCACTGTAAAATATCATAAAATCAGCAATTAGTTGGCAAATTTTTCTATGACAAAAGTACCTTTACCCGATGAGCGCATTCTCTTTAAAGGTCATCCTGCGGTTATTGGGAGTGTGACAAGATTGCTGGTTTCGATTTTTACTTTAGGTATTGGTACGATCTGGTATTGGTTGCAGTCGATCAATACGCAGTATTTGATTACATCTCAACGAATTGTTATAGAAAGGGGCGTTTTCTCAAAAGATATTGAAACTCTAGAAATTTACCAAGTTGATGATATTCAGTTAGAAAAGCCTCTAAATCAGCGCATCATGGGTACTGGTAATATGCTGTTACTTACCCGTGACATTTCTGCTCCTAAAATATTGCTAGAACGCTTGCCAATTGATGTAAGGGAGCTATACGAGCAGATGCGTCCATGTATTCAGCAAGCAAGATTTCGTTTTCATATCCGTGATGAAGAAAACCCTAGAGAAATTTTTTAACTGATGTTATGTGGAACTCAGATAATGAACCTCTTGCTGCTAGCATAACAGGGCAACCATGGGGGGATTGCCCCTACCTATAAATTCTAGATCTTGTAGGGGCTGCTCCCCCGTGCCAGCCCTAAACTTACGCCATAGCAAGAATTCCTTCCACGTAACATCAGTTCTTAATACCAATTCCCAAAAGTGTGGCAACACTTTTGGGAATTAAAAACTAAACTCAGCAAGGAGTTTAAAAGCACAAAAAGGCGTAGTCGTCTTGTGCTTTGTCATAAAACGCTAATAGAAAAGGCGGCGCAAAGCGTCGCCTTTTCTATTTTTATTTGGTGATCGCTATAAAACTCAAGCTAAACTAGTTAGAACGTCTTAACTAGTGCCAAGTTTAGCAACAATGACTTCATCATCGATTTCAGTTCGTGAATTGCCGCTGTTCCCTTTACCTGAGTTGGTACTATTTCCGGGACAGTCTCTACCGCTTCATATTTTTGAGTATCGCTATCGCATGATGATCAATACGGTGCTGGAAAGCGATCGCATGTTTGGCGTATTAATGTGGGACTCGGAGACGGGCAAACCTGCAAATATTGGCTGTGTCGCTCAAATCGTGCAGTATCATCGCTTGCCCGATGATCGCTTCAAGCTATTGACCATGGGACAACAGCGCTTTCGAGTATTGGAATATGTGCGCGAAACTCCTTATCGGGTGGGATTAGTGGAATGGATTGAGGATGAGCCTAGTAACGATGCACCATTTTTATTAGCGACAGAAGTACGTGAGTTGCTGAATGATGTGATCCGTCTATCGCAAAAGCTTACTGATCAAGAAATAGAGTTACCGAAGATTCCCCGTGGTCCGATCGAGTTGTCCTATTGGGTCGCTAGCAATTTTCAGGGCGCAAGTCTAGAGCAGCAGTCATTGCTGGAAACTCTGGATACGGCTGCAAGGTTGCGACGTGAGGCAGAGATTTTATCTTCCACTAGAAGTCAATTAGCGGCGCGGACAGTTTTGAAGGATACTTTTAAGTGATGTTATGTGGAAGTTTCTAAGACCCTCACCCCTAGCCCCTCTCCCAAAAGGGGAGAGGGGAACAAGAAATTAGTCTTACTCCCCCTCTCCCTTGATGGGAGAGGGGGCTGGGGGGTGAGGGTTCCACGTAACATCAGTTTTAAGTAAAAGTGAATAAATTTTTTGTTGAAAGTGCTGCAAAGTAGCACTTTCAACATAGTCTTAAATTTTCTGGAGCAAGAATCGTGAAGATCGGCGTACCGAGCGAAATCAAAGATCGTGAGTTTCGAGTGGGAATGACACCTGCGGGGGTAGCAACATTAACGGCGCGATCGCATCAAGTTTTCGTAGAAACAAATGCTGGGCTTGGCTCTGGTTTTAGCGATCAGGAATATATCCAAGCAGGGGCAAAGATTGTCGCAACACCACAGGAAGTTTACGCCCAAGAAATGGTGATCAAGGTCAAGGAGCCTTTGCCCAGTGAATATGCATTACTTCACAAAGAATTAATTCTGTTTACTTATCTGCATCTTGCCGCCGATCGCCTATTAACAGAAGCATTAATCAAGTCGGGTGCAACCTGTATCGCCTACGAAACAGTGCAATTAGATAATGGTCAATTGCCTTTATTAGTGCCGATGAGCATCATTGCAGGAAGACTATCAGTGCAGTTTGGGGCGCATTATCTGACCAAGCAGCAGGGTGGTAGTGGTGTGTTACTGGGCGGTATTCCGGGGGTAAAATCTGGACATGTGGTGGTATTAGGTGGTGGTGTAGTTGGTACTGAAGCCGCAAGAATGGCGATCGGTTTGGGGGCAAGGGTAACGATTTTAGATGTTAATCTCAATCGTCTTGGTGAATTGGAAGCTCTCTTTGGTTCACGGGTGCAGTTGTTGTATAGCAATGCTAGTAATATCGCCGAGTCAGTAATTTCGGCAGATCTCGTCATCGGCGCAGTGTTAATCACTGGCAAACGCGCACCGACCTTAGTAAAACGTGAACTTGTCCAAAAAATGCGATCGCATTCTGTAATTGTCGATGTGGCGGTCGATCAAGGTGGTTGTATTGAAACGGGAAGAACTACTTCCCATACATCTCCTGTCTATGAAGAAGAAGGAGTTTTGCATTATGGTGTGCCGAATATGCCAGGGGCTGTACCTTGGACTGCGACGCAAGCTTTGGTTAATGCCACGCTTCCATATACTTGCGCCTTAGCGGATTTTGGTTTGGAGGCCCTTAAACGCGATCGCACTTTGGCAAAAGGTGTCAATGTTCAGAATGGTCAAATTGTTTATGGGGCGGTTGCTGAGGCTTTTCCAGATCTGCCAAAAGCCTAGTTTATAAAGCCTAAAAGCGTCGCTTGGCGACGTTTTTAGGTGTAAAGCAACCATGCAAATTTGCCAATACCGAAGCCAAAATATAAAGCGATCGCCGTTACAAATAATAAAATAGAACCAGTCATCAATAGGTAATCAGGAGTTGTTAAAGCGGACTGATGCAGATAGGTACGATTGGAACTACCTGAAAAAGCTTTTGACTGCAAGACAATTTCTAACTTTTGCGACTTTGAGAGGGAATTTAAGATCAAAGGTACGGCAACTTTGGCATAAACTTGCGCTTTTTTTAGCCAGCCCATTTTCTCGAAATTTAGACCACGTAAGCGCTGTGACTCAATGATCGATTGGACTTCCTCTAGTAAAAGTGGCACAAATCGCAGAGTCGATGAAAAGATAAACACCACTTTATAAGGGATTTTGGCGCGTACCATGCCCACTGTCATCTGATTAACATCTGTCGTAAAAATTGCTAATGGAATTACCAAAATCATCGTCAACGTTTTAAAAACAATATTTAATCCGTAAAGCGTTCCCTCTAAACTCATCTTTGCACCGCCAACTATCCACCATGTTTGGGGCAAGCTCAACAGAGTTGTGAGTTCCGTTTTATGAGTCAGTAATTTAACTTGTTCTACATTAAAAAATCCCATACTCAAAATCAGAAAAATATAAAAAGGAATCATCACTTTGAGAATAGTTCCTAAATAGTTGAGTCTGACTCCAGCCAGAACACAAGCCGCAATCACGCTCAGCATCAACACCCCCCCTGAGATCGGGCTTTCCCAAAGAAAGGCAAGAATGGTAACTGAGAGCATCACCACCAACTTAGAGCGAAAGTCTAAGCGGGTAAATAAAGAGTCATATTTAACAGTTTGTAATTTCATTCTTTCTCTAGTAATGCGGTTA
This genomic stretch from Pseudanabaena galeata CCNP1313 harbors:
- a CDS encoding DUF7219 family protein, which gives rise to MSTNIQCLFPQSRYYGKFTPENLVFNANLQEFSHRVSIICSLETGGKISSQEAYSQVAGLWQQLEKSKQNLFT
- a CDS encoding argininosuccinate synthase; this translates as MGRAKKVVLAYSGGVDTSVCIPYLKQEWGVEEVITLAADLGQGDELDPIKQKALDSGASVSLVRDVTKEFVTDYAFPAIKANALYENRYPLTTALARPLIAKILVEAAEEYGADAVAHGCTGKGNDQVRFDVSIAALNPDIKVLAPAREWGMSREETIAYGEKFGIASPVKKSSPFSIDRNLLGRSIEAGPLENAWNEPPEEIYAMTKAIADTPDEPTYTEIGFEKGLPVSIDGKALEPVELITALNAIAGNNGYGRIDMVENRLVGIKSREIYEAPAMLVLIHAHRDLESLALPSDLAQYKRGIEDTYGKMIYNGLWYSPLKTALDAFIDSSQERVCGTVRVKFHKGSAIIVGRQSVNSLYDEDLATYTSADQFDHKAAEGFIYVWGMPIRVWAQKNR
- a CDS encoding PH domain-containing protein, translated to MTKVPLPDERILFKGHPAVIGSVTRLLVSIFTLGIGTIWYWLQSINTQYLITSQRIVIERGVFSKDIETLEIYQVDDIQLEKPLNQRIMGTGNMLLLTRDISAPKILLERLPIDVRELYEQMRPCIQQARFRFHIRDEENPREIF
- a CDS encoding LON peptidase substrate-binding domain-containing protein — translated: MTSSSISVRELPLFPLPELVLFPGQSLPLHIFEYRYRMMINTVLESDRMFGVLMWDSETGKPANIGCVAQIVQYHRLPDDRFKLLTMGQQRFRVLEYVRETPYRVGLVEWIEDEPSNDAPFLLATEVRELLNDVIRLSQKLTDQEIELPKIPRGPIELSYWVASNFQGASLEQQSLLETLDTAARLRREAEILSSTRSQLAARTVLKDTFK
- the ald gene encoding alanine dehydrogenase, with the translated sequence MKIGVPSEIKDREFRVGMTPAGVATLTARSHQVFVETNAGLGSGFSDQEYIQAGAKIVATPQEVYAQEMVIKVKEPLPSEYALLHKELILFTYLHLAADRLLTEALIKSGATCIAYETVQLDNGQLPLLVPMSIIAGRLSVQFGAHYLTKQQGGSGVLLGGIPGVKSGHVVVLGGGVVGTEAARMAIGLGARVTILDVNLNRLGELEALFGSRVQLLYSNASNIAESVISADLVIGAVLITGKRAPTLVKRELVQKMRSHSVIVDVAVDQGGCIETGRTTSHTSPVYEEEGVLHYGVPNMPGAVPWTATQALVNATLPYTCALADFGLEALKRDRTLAKGVNVQNGQIVYGAVAEAFPDLPKA
- a CDS encoding energy-coupling factor transporter transmembrane component T family protein, which encodes MKLQTVKYDSLFTRLDFRSKLVVMLSVTILAFLWESPISGGVLMLSVIAACVLAGVRLNYLGTILKVMIPFYIFLILSMGFFNVEQVKLLTHKTELTTLLSLPQTWWIVGGAKMSLEGTLYGLNIVFKTLTMILVIPLAIFTTDVNQMTVGMVRAKIPYKVVFIFSSTLRFVPLLLEEVQSIIESQRLRGLNFEKMGWLKKAQVYAKVAVPLILNSLSKSQKLEIVLQSKAFSGSSNRTYLHQSALTTPDYLLMTGSILLFVTAIALYFGFGIGKFAWLLYT